DNA sequence from the Thunnus maccoyii chromosome 7, fThuMac1.1, whole genome shotgun sequence genome:
CTGGTCTGAGAAGGGGTACGTCCATCCGTAAGAGGTGAAGCACTGCGGCCCCTGCACCAAGGCGAACCCTGATATGACGAAACAGTAAGCAGACCCCACCATGCCGACCACAGCTGCCAACACTGACCCGCACATCTGGAgagcaacagacacacacacacaggggttTTTTAGGAAGAACATCCACGTGTTTGGAAacctttttgtgtgtctgtgtatctgtctgAATGTTAGCTacttcatttctctgtttcatagATAAGAAACAGAGGCAGCTgctactgacacacatacacttctGCAGCTGTGCGTGTGGCGTGAGCGGTGTGAGCCGAGCTTACTTTGTCAAGTGTTAACTAACAATGGGACCCTTGTTGAATTATCATAGCTggattagcattagcattcCACCTCATAAGAACACAGTGTCAGCTGGTTTAATGACAACTGTTTAGTGTTATTCACCAAgcggtgagaaaaaaaatggaaaatagcaGTAAAATAGGAACACTGTGAGGAGTGAAAGACAGTTTTGGGCCAAAAagtctgattaaaaaaaaagcaaagaagcaACTGGAGCTaattgtggtgtgtgtgtgtagcaaacaaaaatataccaacataaaactaattatttgttatatattttggaAGATTCAGCTGTGAGTGTGCTGTAGATCTAAGCAGGACTTAGCTTAGCATCATACCGCACCGTCTCTCCTGGACCTTATTCAGACTGTAAAATCATTAATAGTTTGATAAGTCCCTTACCATTAAGCTCTCATTCCAGCAGCAGCTACATTTCCCCAGAGTGATGAAGACCACAGCTGGAATCAGCATCTGGAATCACAGAAAAGTATATCTTTTCAgtacaattttctttttttttacaactttttgggtgagaaaaagacaaaagttaaTATAGAGAATCAAGCTGTGTGGTTCTAATCACATTTTGATGAtaaatttttttcattttgcttctctcttttttttttttagcagttaTTGGAAACATTTCAAATCAGTGCTGACAGTGTAATTTCCCACTTTATAACACCACCTATAGCCCCATATGTACCTGTATGTACCATCTACCTGATctgtaaataatgtttataactGTGCACTTTTTTGCCCTATTTTGCTCTTCTGGTTTGATGCCTCACTGCTTTTCATTGTCTCAGTGCTTGTACTTTATCCAATGACAATAACATTGAATCTAGAACAAGTCAGTTTAGTTAATATTGCCCCAACAATGTACAGCATATAACGAACTGCAACTAATGaatattgtcattatcaattaatctggcgattattttcttgattaatcaattcattttttggTCCATAATacatcagaaaatgttgatcaatgtTTCTCAGAGCCCAAGTGACattctcaaatgtcttgttttgtccacaacccaaagatattcagtttactgtcatagacaaaccaaaaaatattcacaatgacttaaaactattttttaattatcaaaatagttgatgattaatttaatagttggcaactaattgattaatcgttaacacattttttgtcCCACCTATAACCATCCATGTATCATGTGTAAGGCAATATTTTCCATATAAATAATACCATCATTTAGGAAGttaacaatataaaacatctaCACCAACACTAACAGCCCCATGAGGCTGTAATGCTCTTTACACTACatgaaaaaatgtatgaaaatttTAATAATAACCTCAGCTGAAGTGAGATCCAAGCCGTTATCTGAGACAGGTTCTAACTAGAggcctttattttaaattccCCTGCTCCTTGCTTTGTGATCTGTTCTGATTTGCCCTTTTATTTGCTATTTGAAGTTAAAACAAACACCTTCCAGCACTTAAAGAGGCATAATCTCTTTGTTTTTAGTGTAATGTTCtttacacaacataaaaaaagtGGCTCATGGTTGAAAATGGAGAAACTACTTTGCTATTCAGTGTCTATTCTTACCACTAGAAGATTGTCCCGAGCCTGTTGCAACTTAAATCAAAAGGGTTTATCCTCTCTGTGAGGGCCATTTTAGCTAATTAGCTTATCGGGTATCAAATCTCTGAAATGTCAGACTTTAGCAGGCTATAAGCATCAACTATGCTTTGGCTTAGTTGTGCTTTTAATGGAATTATACAAGCTAACATATGTAGCATAgtgcttgttagcatgctaacataatATTTAGAATATTAGCATTAACATCAAAGCAGAAAGGAGTTTTCCAACTGAATTGTTGGACAAGTGGAAACTTTTGACCTGCTGTTGGTGCAACATGGAAAAATCAGCATTAAGATTCTGCATCTTGGGACCATAAATGTCAATATCAAATTTAATGACAATCAATTTGATAGCTATAATTATATATTCTGGTACATAATGTTGGAATAACTGGTATACGGACTAAAACCAATGTCACTGAGTTAACTGTATGGCGATTAAGTCTCGACATGGTGGATAAATGGGGCAGATTAAACATGATTTATGTAACAGACAAACAGTGACGGGCATAAAAGTCCAGTCGGTACTGAGATACAGTGATAcagagagcgagacagagaaCAAGAGATGGTGGAAATACtgaatctgtttgtttgtgttcatctcTTTTACTGTCcccctcctttttcctctcctcctctttcctgtGCTGTTGTCTCTTCTAGCATCCAGGGACTCTAAATCACAACCtaacagagggagggaagttCCCAAGGTTTAACActaacacacccacacacacacacacgcacacacacagatcagagCCTCGTTACATACACATCCTGGATGTCCCCCCTGTCCTTTAtcacaggcagagagagagagagactgacagagGGAAGTGCACAGTGAGAAAGAAATTGAGGAAAAAGTAggaaaaaggaaggaggaaggaggaagggagagggCTAAAGATAGCTTTCTCTCAGAGGGGTTCAGTTTGCTCTTTGACTCCTCAGTGTTCTGTCTTTTCcacaaagaaaggaaaaacagaaagaggaaaaaacaaggaCAGCGAGGAGAAAGAAATCTATGAAAATGTGTCATCAGCAGGTATCTCCTGACCTCACCTGAAGCAACATCCAGTATTTGAAACTAACTATTGGACTTATAATCTTATCTTAGTAAGAAGGCTCCTTGTTTTGTGATATGTTCCAATTTGCcgttttaatttgctgtttgaGGTTAAAACACTTCCTTCACAGTTCACATTAAGAACCTTCCAGTTGCATAATCAGACATAATCTCTAATTTCACTCtcattgtgaaaaatgtgcttTTACAGCAGCTTAATTCGAAGAAAAGAACACAATTTATCTCTTCCTGTGCATGTGACAGGAGCATTTTAAGGTTGGGTTCTCTCTAACAAAACAGTCtcacacattttctcacagttTTGCTTGGTCTCCCACTTCTTCAGTTCAATGAATGCAGTTTTCTAACAATGGGATACTGTGACAGCAAAATGTTTAACAGCTCTACAATTAACTTCCGCAGACACGAATGATTAAATTGATCCTCTTTTTCCACAAGAAAGTCAAAGATGTTTATCTGTCTCAGTCAAATCAGCTAGGAAATGCCTTATTTTGAAGAAATGACGCATGCTTGATCATGTTTTCTTATTAGAATCTGTAGTTATGTCCAGTAGAATACAGTATTATTTCTGCTTGCTAGATGTTgcacaaactacaaaaaaaactatttaaatgtATAGCGAGGTTTTATGTATGCAATGCAAGCGTTCAGGTCAACAAGGTTAATCTTGTCTGGGAAAATAcaatctctcctctgtttctctcttcttaAAACCAAACTAAAAGAACAGATCCTTTCTTGCTCAGTCAGAGCATAAACCCAACAGATCAGCACCATATAGAGCAGATGGATTAACGAACTGTATTCACACAACACCCCATTGTTCTCAATGAACAACTGCAAGCACACTCGCACTGAATAGAGTTGAAGGCGGGAACGACtgatatttaataatattttggtcttattatattttcttatcAAAGATATTAAAGAATACTGTAAACAAGAGCTAAACAAATCAAATTAGGTGAATTAAAAAAGCAAACTAGTGAGTTTTAATCAGCATTggcagaaaataatcaacacaaacagggaaaaagaaagaggtttCAGTCAACATAATGCCACCACTGTATCAACATGTACCAGTGCTTGTCTCTATACTTGCACTGAATAAGGCAGTAAGGGAGGTGAGTGTCAGAGAGTGTGGTTTGACTGTAAAGCCACAGAAAATTCTTTCAGCGGAGAGTTTTAGTGTGACATGGCTCGTACGCTTTCAAAGAATCTCATTCATTTTGGTTTaaacgagaaaaaaaaaagtgcaaaacacaGTTTCATAGGATGTCAGTTGGTTTGGTTCCAGAGGAAAAGTGACTCAGTGAATGTCATTACCAATAGTTTCAGTGACTTTCTGCCTCCACTGTGACTAATAGTGGTGAATTCAACCACGTGGCACCAATGACCTCAGTTAAACCTACATCAACCACACTGATTTAGCCTCTGCCAAGCAAAATAATCCCATCTGATTATTTATGTAGAAACATGCTGCCACATTGGCCCAATACACTTTCACTTTTCTAAACTTTACTTCTCTTTACATATTATAGTGGATTAGAGTTGCTCATTATCAAAGTCACatgttttatatacattatatttgtGACAATGAGATACAGCAAAGTAACAAAATATGTATCTAAATCATAATCCAATTAACCTGACGTGTGAATCTTTACCCTCTGAAATGACTATATGTTGTCTAGAGCTgcaaactaatgattattttcattatcgattaatatgttgattattttcttgattaatcgatctgttgtttggtctatgaaatgtcagaaaatggtgaaaaatgtctttcactgtttcccaaagcccaagatgcaacctaagatgttttgttttgtccaaaacccattcagtttactatcatagaggacaaaaaaaaagaaaatatttacattcaaGGAGCTGGAACAACAGAATTTGGTgcttttttctcaaaacaactaattgattatcaaaatagttgtcagtTTTCTGACAATCGACAAAGCACTGCAGCTCTACTGTTTTCAATAAATGTGTTCTGcatatatttgtttatgaatcgctcataaaatacagaaataaatgctCGAAAGCTGCCACAGGTAGAGATTCTGAACTTTGAGTAAATGCCTGTTTCATAGATGATGATAAATACAGTCTAAGGTCTTTACAGTAAGCTTACACTGCTGTTACTGCAAACCAATCCCATTTAAGtggcagaaaatggatggaagGATGTGCACTAAGTCAAAAAAGGGctattatgtttacatttttaataataaatctgGGTTTTGTATAAAAATCTTGtgtcagacaaagaaaaataattatcCTTCTACATCTTTTTggattattttgtcataaaaagTTGtggtgaaaagtgaaaaatgctaatatttcagtttttaaggTAGTATACACTGTAAAAGTTTATATTGCAAAAAGTTAAAGGGCACTAAAATTAAGATGCCACCAGGATGATCTGACCTAACTTGAAAGAAAATAGAGATCAGATTAAATGAATCTTACCAAATCCTACAGTATAAATCTAGGAATATAACAGAATGACTAACCAGATGACTTAATTGTCTAATTAAATAAGCAGAGAATTAAAAGAGTTTAACTTGAGTGCAGTTTTTTACTCACCAGCAGTCCTCCACCTCCTAGTCCACCAAAGTACCAGATGTACCTGGCCGGGCGGTCAAGCTGGATGTAGGTGAGTTCTCCCATgggaaacaacagcagcaggttGGCCAGGATACAGCATAGGGCCAGAGGCAGCAGGGCCAGACCCAGAGACCTGGCGAAACCCACAGAACAGCACATCGCTCACTCAGAAACAACTGCAGGGTGCAGAGGAGAAAACTGGAATGGACCgaggagagcagagaaaaagagaaagaggggagggatGGGTCAGAGCAGCTGGGGAGccaggaaacaaaaacaagtgagt
Encoded proteins:
- the tm4sf18 gene encoding transmembrane 4 L6 family member 18; amino-acid sequence: MCCSVGFARSLGLALLPLALCCILANLLLLFPMGELTYIQLDRPARYIWYFGGLGGGGLLMLIPAVVFITLGKCSCCWNESLMMCGSVLAAVVGMVGSAYCFVISGFALVQGPQCFTSYGWTYPFSDQGGRYLLQPETWSRCLQPVHIVEWNVTLLCVLLGLALLEFIICLLQLGNGLVNAVCRPCCYKQEYSLNA